In the genome of Gemmatimonadota bacterium, one region contains:
- a CDS encoding ATP synthase subunit I, which produces MDLNRWPDRHCRGLLPLLQSRLKNRPQLGGRYVRSFVKQIAVVLSAFWILGGYPLYLWQGTDVLIAAGVGCAICTLNALAGAYLAIWGMRRDNRTFMTVVFGGMGIRLIIVLIFFFVALKLVKLHVFSLTLSLFLFYVVFQILEIRFFVGRPPDKANNSGV; this is translated from the coding sequence GTGGACCTTAATCGGTGGCCTGATAGGCATTGCCGCGGGCTTTTACCACTTCTTCAAAGCCGTCTTAAAAATAGACCGCAACTCGGAGGAAGATACGTGAGGTCTTTTGTCAAACAAATTGCCGTCGTCTTGTCGGCATTCTGGATCCTCGGAGGATACCCGCTCTACCTGTGGCAGGGAACAGATGTACTCATTGCCGCAGGGGTTGGTTGTGCGATTTGCACCCTGAATGCACTCGCCGGGGCCTATCTCGCAATATGGGGCATGCGCCGGGATAACCGCACATTTATGACCGTCGTATTCGGCGGAATGGGGATTCGCCTAATTATTGTACTCATTTTCTTTTTTGTCGCACTAAAATTAGTTAAACTTCACGTTTTTAGCTTGACTCTTTCACTATTTTTATTTTACGTAGTATTTCAGATTTTAGAGATTCGGTTCTTCGTCGGGCGCCCGCCCGACAAAGCCAATAATTCAGGAGTCTGA
- a CDS encoding AtpZ/AtpI family protein — MKDPNTHKPSSLSQAYRSVGPYLTLGIQLIVTILACVFAGHWADGKFDTAPLWTLIGGLIGIAAGFYHFFKAVLKIDRNSEEDT; from the coding sequence ATGAAAGACCCCAACACTCACAAACCCTCATCCCTCAGCCAGGCCTATCGCAGTGTAGGCCCCTATTTAACCCTGGGCATACAACTCATCGTCACAATATTGGCATGTGTATTTGCGGGACATTGGGCAGATGGCAAATTTGACACCGCGCCCCTGTGGACCTTAATCGGTGGCCTGATAGGCATTGCCGCGGGCTTTTACCACTTCTTCAAAGCCGTCTTAAAAATAGACCGCAACTCGGAGGAAGATACGTGA
- a CDS encoding c-type cytochrome — protein MKHLILICILSFVHHPAFAQDGKALYATHCAQCHGPDLRGGNAPSMVDGIWKYGDGRGYRIRNIKNGLTELGMPGYEKQLTNRQIAMIVDFIEQQEKEVGQPKPPPPDFVQTLDYDINVDIWVQDLQIPWGIDFIDPQTALITERPGMLRMVKNGQLLDPVAGTPQVVHEGQGGLMDVAIDPNYPENGWIYLAYSHEIAHIEGQRRSPAMTRIVRGHIRDNTYVNQQVIYEAPHETYLTTRHHYGTRIVFDANGYLYFAIGDRGVQNQAQVLTRPNGKVHRIHTDGRIPKDNPFVSQEGALKTIYSYGHRNPQGMAVNPVTGKIWDGEHGPMGGDELNVVARGKNYGWPEITYGLNYNGTIVSDRTHQPEMEQPTLYWRPSIAICGINFYQGNMFPKWQNKLLVASLKYEDVRVLSVNGDRVLHEEVILKNAGRVREAISGPDGAVYVVLNQPDIILRLTLNAER, from the coding sequence ATGAAACACCTTATCCTGATCTGTATCTTGAGCTTCGTACATCACCCCGCATTTGCACAGGACGGAAAAGCCCTGTACGCGACACATTGCGCGCAGTGTCACGGACCCGACCTGAGAGGGGGCAATGCACCGAGCATGGTCGATGGCATCTGGAAATACGGAGACGGACGCGGCTATCGCATCCGCAACATCAAAAACGGACTCACCGAACTCGGCATGCCCGGCTATGAAAAACAGCTCACAAACAGACAAATCGCGATGATCGTGGATTTTATCGAACAACAAGAAAAAGAAGTGGGTCAACCCAAACCCCCGCCACCCGACTTTGTACAAACACTCGACTACGACATAAATGTCGATATCTGGGTACAGGACCTGCAAATCCCCTGGGGAATCGACTTTATCGACCCACAAACAGCACTCATTACCGAACGTCCGGGCATGCTGCGAATGGTAAAAAACGGACAACTCCTCGACCCCGTTGCGGGAACACCCCAGGTGGTTCACGAAGGACAGGGCGGATTAATGGACGTAGCAATAGACCCCAATTACCCTGAAAACGGCTGGATCTACCTCGCCTACAGCCATGAAATCGCCCACATTGAAGGACAACGCCGATCCCCTGCAATGACCCGCATCGTACGCGGTCACATCAGGGACAACACCTATGTCAACCAACAAGTAATCTACGAAGCCCCGCATGAAACCTATCTCACAACCCGGCATCACTACGGCACCCGCATCGTATTCGACGCAAACGGGTACCTCTACTTTGCAATAGGAGACCGGGGTGTGCAAAACCAGGCACAGGTCTTGACCCGGCCAAACGGCAAAGTCCACCGCATCCACACAGACGGACGCATCCCCAAAGACAATCCCTTTGTGAGTCAGGAAGGCGCCCTCAAAACCATCTATTCCTATGGCCACCGCAATCCCCAGGGCATGGCAGTCAACCCGGTCACAGGAAAAATATGGGACGGCGAACACGGACCAATGGGCGGTGACGAACTCAACGTCGTCGCCAGAGGAAAAAACTACGGATGGCCTGAAATCACCTACGGCCTCAACTACAACGGCACAATCGTATCCGATCGCACGCACCAACCCGAAATGGAACAACCAACCCTCTACTGGCGACCATCAATCGCCATCTGCGGCATCAATTTTTACCAGGGCAACATGTTCCCCAAATGGCAAAACAAATTGCTCGTCGCATCCTTAAAGTACGAAGATGTGCGAGTCCTCTCCGTTAACGGAGACCGCGTCCTGCACGAAGAAGTAATCCTGAAAAACGCGGGACGGGTGCGCGAAGCTATATCCGGACCAGACGGCGCCGTGTACGTAGTCCTCAACCAGCCCGATATAATTTTGCGCTTAACGCTAAATGCAGAGAGATAG
- a CDS encoding SAM-dependent methyltransferase, whose product MFTSKTDYKTAILNAVSNPETFLRLILSHPRRGTTCNKITVRMVQIKNAPHLQIARYSRTQDITENIPLTDANTALDELLALPFAQIHVQNSHEDLHIRITKKGRALFKRAKPSRPNIQPTLSHNRVKHHPLSDNRPDAFLQGLGIMDRTGRVRASMRDKFKQINAFLHHLQPVIPASKRPLTLIDCGCGNAYLTFAAYHYLNNIQNIPARLIGIDHNPSLIAKCRTLANDLGWTDIAFRESSIADFTPQTPPDIVFSLHACDTATDDAIARAVQWNSPAILAAPCCQHELRPQLDASVFAPVMAHGILKGRTADILTDACRAQILRILGYRTELIEFIDSKHTPKNILIRAKKTSRTSDPTLVQEYCTMRDFWHIKPSLERLLARELAPLLS is encoded by the coding sequence ATGTTTACGTCCAAAACCGATTACAAAACCGCCATCCTCAATGCGGTATCAAACCCCGAAACCTTTCTCAGGCTTATCCTGAGCCATCCGCGTCGTGGCACAACCTGTAACAAAATCACCGTCCGCATGGTCCAGATCAAAAACGCGCCCCACCTCCAGATCGCGCGATATAGCCGCACGCAAGACATCACGGAAAACATCCCACTGACCGACGCGAACACCGCGCTCGACGAACTACTCGCCTTGCCCTTCGCACAAATCCACGTACAAAATAGTCACGAAGACCTCCACATTCGCATCACAAAAAAAGGCCGCGCACTATTCAAACGCGCAAAACCCTCGCGTCCAAATATCCAACCCACTCTCTCGCACAACCGCGTCAAACACCACCCCCTATCCGACAACCGCCCCGACGCCTTTCTCCAGGGCCTCGGCATCATGGACCGCACCGGGCGCGTCCGCGCATCCATGCGCGACAAATTCAAACAAATCAACGCCTTTCTCCACCACTTACAACCCGTCATACCAGCGTCGAAACGCCCCCTCACCCTCATAGACTGCGGCTGCGGCAACGCGTATCTCACATTCGCAGCGTATCACTACCTGAACAACATCCAGAACATCCCCGCGCGACTCATCGGCATTGATCACAACCCATCCCTCATCGCCAAATGTCGCACCCTCGCCAATGACCTCGGCTGGACAGACATCGCCTTTCGCGAATCCAGCATCGCCGACTTCACACCCCAAACACCGCCCGACATCGTCTTTAGCCTGCACGCCTGCGACACCGCAACCGACGACGCCATTGCCCGCGCCGTACAGTGGAACAGCCCCGCCATCCTCGCAGCGCCCTGCTGCCAGCACGAACTGCGCCCACAACTCGACGCATCTGTCTTCGCACCCGTAATGGCACACGGCATCCTCAAAGGGCGCACCGCCGACATCCTCACCGACGCCTGCCGCGCACAAATCCTGCGCATACTGGGCTATCGCACCGAACTCATAGAATTCATCGACTCCAAACACACGCCTAAAAACATCCTCATCCGCGCAAAAAAAACCTCCCGAACAAGTGATCCAACCCTCGTTCAAGAGTATTGCACCATGCGCGACTTCTGGCACATCAAACCCAGCCTCGAGCGACTGCTCGCCCGCGAACTCGCGCCCCTCTTATCCTGA
- a CDS encoding mandelate racemase/muconate lactonizing enzyme family protein, translating into MKIDQVEHFLLGNSYVVRLTTDTGISGIGTSACWGYPEAIQSIAKVFKEYLIGQNPMRIEHHWQHLYRMAPFRGTALCGAVSAMDIALYDIKGKHFQVPVWELLGGNCRDKIRLHLLAGGPTPEQMYKNAKAAVAEGFTAIKFDPITAGYQNQAQSRIIQNAVEIVAAAREGAGPDVDLIVEVHRKLTPMVAVALGEALIPYHLYFMEDPIQIDTITTQAEIAKRIPVPLGNGERFTSIWEFRELLEHGGPQYVRPDIALAGGLTHCKKIAAIAESYHCAVVTHNFLSPLGTAASLHLDASIPNFITQEYSKNDESERNAVYKCAHKREGGYIPLPEAPGLGVELDDAKIPDTPFAPLTKVNTPRREDGSIAYAV; encoded by the coding sequence ATGAAAATCGACCAGGTCGAACACTTCCTGCTCGGCAACAGCTATGTCGTCCGCCTCACCACCGACACCGGCATCTCCGGCATCGGGACATCTGCTTGCTGGGGCTATCCCGAAGCCATCCAATCCATAGCCAAAGTCTTCAAAGAATACCTCATCGGACAAAACCCCATGCGCATTGAACACCACTGGCAGCACCTCTACCGCATGGCACCCTTTCGCGGCACCGCGCTCTGCGGCGCAGTCAGCGCAATGGACATCGCCCTGTACGACATCAAAGGCAAACACTTTCAAGTCCCGGTCTGGGAACTCCTCGGCGGCAACTGCCGCGACAAAATTCGCCTGCACCTGCTCGCGGGCGGACCCACACCCGAACAAATGTATAAAAACGCAAAAGCCGCCGTCGCCGAAGGCTTCACCGCCATCAAATTTGATCCCATCACAGCCGGATACCAGAACCAGGCCCAATCGCGCATCATACAAAACGCCGTCGAAATCGTCGCCGCTGCCCGCGAAGGTGCCGGACCCGATGTGGATCTCATCGTCGAAGTCCACCGCAAACTCACCCCAATGGTCGCCGTAGCCCTGGGCGAAGCCCTCATCCCCTATCACCTCTACTTCATGGAAGACCCCATCCAGATAGACACCATCACCACCCAGGCAGAAATCGCCAAACGCATCCCCGTACCCCTGGGCAATGGCGAGCGCTTCACCTCAATATGGGAATTTCGCGAACTCCTCGAACACGGCGGACCCCAATACGTGCGCCCGGACATCGCCCTGGCAGGAGGCCTGACCCACTGCAAAAAAATCGCCGCCATTGCCGAATCCTATCACTGCGCGGTCGTCACCCACAACTTTCTCAGCCCCCTGGGCACAGCCGCATCCCTTCACCTCGACGCCAGCATCCCCAACTTCATCACCCAGGAATACTCCAAAAACGACGAAAGCGAACGCAACGCCGTGTACAAATGCGCGCACAAACGCGAAGGCGGCTATATCCCCCTTCCCGAAGCCCCTGGCCTTGGCGTTGAACTCGACGACGCCAAAATCCCCGACACGCCCTTTGCCCCCTTAACCAAAGTCAATACACCGAGACGAGAGGACGGATCAATCGCGTATGCGGTGTAA
- a CDS encoding SDR family oxidoreductase, with the protein MSNLRFAAEKERRVALVTGGARGIGGATAVRIAEEGRDVVIADVLAREGAEIVEKIEALGQQALFVETDVTDEAAVQACVAQAVARFGRLDILVCCAGTLGWEKPFFEQPVAQFDKVMRINVYGVYHFHQAAIPHMLEGSWGRCVTITSGARNGSPNQVPYSVSKGAVYSFVSALGNAYCKQGVFVNGVEPGRALTDMVVPRFSPEYIANPPGQPMGRYSDPEEVAEVIEFLCSERNTYTSGSVWSVKGGRG; encoded by the coding sequence ATGTCGAATTTGCGTTTTGCAGCGGAGAAGGAACGGCGGGTTGCGCTTGTTACAGGGGGCGCGCGGGGTATTGGTGGGGCAACGGCGGTTCGGATTGCAGAGGAGGGCCGGGATGTTGTTATTGCCGATGTTCTGGCAAGAGAGGGGGCGGAGATCGTTGAAAAGATTGAGGCATTGGGACAGCAGGCGTTGTTTGTGGAGACTGATGTGACGGATGAGGCTGCTGTTCAGGCGTGTGTGGCACAAGCGGTTGCGCGTTTTGGGCGGCTGGATATTCTGGTGTGTTGTGCGGGTACTTTGGGATGGGAGAAGCCGTTTTTTGAGCAACCCGTGGCGCAGTTTGATAAGGTGATGCGTATCAATGTGTACGGGGTTTATCATTTTCACCAGGCTGCAATTCCCCATATGCTGGAAGGGAGTTGGGGGCGCTGTGTGACGATTACTTCGGGTGCGCGAAATGGCAGTCCGAATCAGGTGCCGTATTCGGTGTCGAAGGGGGCTGTGTATTCATTTGTAAGCGCGCTGGGCAATGCGTATTGCAAACAGGGTGTGTTTGTCAATGGCGTGGAACCGGGGCGGGCGTTGACGGATATGGTGGTGCCGAGGTTTTCGCCCGAGTATATTGCCAATCCTCCGGGTCAGCCGATGGGGCGGTATTCGGATCCGGAGGAGGTGGCTGAGGTGATTGAGTTTTTGTGTTCTGAGCGCAATACTTATACGTCGGGTTCGGTGTGGAGTGTGAAGGGTGGGAGAGGATAG